Proteins from a single region of Abyssalbus ytuae:
- a CDS encoding carbon-nitrogen hydrolase family protein encodes MKVSVAQIKPNKGNIQENIKIHKKWIELAISEDTDFIVFPELSLTGYEPELAKELAIEKNDSRLDGFQKLSDMNNITIGLGMPTKSDFGILISMIIFQPGQVRKVYSKQKLHSDETPYFIEGNEQLILTVKDIKIAPAICYESLQKEHSESANKFGMEIYLASVAKSQKGIKKAFIRYPEIATRFSVPVLMSNSIGFCDNFISSGQSAVWNEKGELLERLENDKEGLLIFDTESKKVMKKRKNYC; translated from the coding sequence ATGAAAGTAAGTGTCGCACAAATAAAACCAAATAAAGGAAATATTCAGGAGAATATAAAAATTCATAAAAAATGGATTGAACTTGCAATTTCTGAAGATACAGATTTCATTGTTTTTCCCGAATTATCTTTGACAGGTTATGAGCCTGAACTCGCAAAGGAATTGGCAATTGAAAAAAATGACTCAAGGTTGGACGGGTTTCAAAAACTCAGTGATATGAATAATATCACCATCGGACTTGGAATGCCAACCAAATCAGACTTTGGTATTCTTATCAGTATGATAATTTTTCAACCCGGACAGGTCCGGAAAGTGTATTCAAAACAAAAGTTACATTCAGATGAAACGCCATATTTTATAGAAGGTAATGAACAACTGATTTTAACCGTAAAAGACATAAAAATTGCACCGGCAATTTGCTATGAATCTTTGCAAAAGGAACATTCTGAAAGCGCAAATAAATTTGGCATGGAAATTTATTTGGCAAGTGTGGCAAAATCCCAAAAAGGAATAAAAAAAGCTTTTATCCGTTACCCTGAAATCGCAACGAGATTTTCAGTGCCGGTACTAATGTCAAATAGTATCGGTTTTTGCGATAATTTTATTAGTAGCGGGCAAAGTGCTGTTTGGAATGAAAAAGGTGAATTATTAGAGAGGTTAGAAAATGATAAAGAAGGTCTTTTAATTTTTGACACGGAAAGTAAAAAAGTAATGAAAAAAAGAAAAAACTATTGCTGA
- a CDS encoding NAD-dependent epimerase/dehydratase family protein encodes MKVLFIGGTGNISTWCSKLALKKGIDLYHLNRGKSTVKIPGVKTILGDIHKPNTLNELKKHTWDVVVNWIAYTPQDIHNDIELFKGKTSQYIFISSASCYQKPLSYPVITESTPLKNNFWEYSNNKIKCENELGKAYRENDFPVTIVRPSYTYDTVIPIAIGGFDEYTTVDRILKGKEIIVHGDGSSLWTLTHAEDFARGFVGLLGLSQATGHTFHITSDEILSWNSIYKILAESVNCEANIVHIASDFICKIEPEFTGGLLGDKSESVIFDNTKIKTFVPEFKAVIPFAKGIKRTLKWFDEHPEMKFINPETNKKIDSILKAYKAI; translated from the coding sequence ATGAAGGTTTTATTTATTGGAGGCACGGGAAACATAAGTACCTGGTGCAGTAAACTGGCCCTAAAAAAAGGCATTGACCTCTATCACCTCAACAGGGGAAAAAGCACTGTTAAAATACCGGGTGTAAAAACTATTTTGGGAGATATTCACAAACCCAATACACTAAACGAGCTTAAGAAACATACCTGGGATGTGGTAGTAAACTGGATTGCTTATACTCCACAGGATATTCATAACGATATTGAACTTTTTAAAGGCAAAACCAGCCAGTACATTTTTATAAGTTCTGCTTCATGTTATCAAAAACCGTTAAGTTATCCGGTTATTACCGAATCTACTCCCCTAAAAAATAATTTCTGGGAGTATTCCAACAACAAAATTAAATGTGAGAATGAACTGGGAAAGGCTTACAGAGAAAACGATTTTCCGGTTACAATAGTGAGGCCGTCCTATACTTACGATACCGTAATACCCATAGCCATTGGTGGTTTTGATGAATATACTACAGTTGACAGAATTTTAAAGGGTAAAGAAATTATTGTACACGGAGACGGATCCTCCCTGTGGACACTTACTCATGCCGAAGATTTTGCCAGAGGGTTTGTAGGATTACTCGGTTTATCACAGGCAACAGGCCATACTTTTCATATTACATCAGATGAAATTTTATCCTGGAATAGTATATATAAAATACTGGCCGAAAGTGTAAACTGTGAAGCAAACATTGTTCATATTGCTTCGGATTTTATCTGTAAAATTGAGCCTGAATTTACCGGGGGCTTGTTGGGAGATAAAAGTGAAAGCGTAATATTTGATAACACAAAAATCAAAACTTTTGTTCCGGAATTTAAAGCTGTTATTCCATTTGCCAAAGGAATTAAACGAACCTTAAAATGGTTTGATGAGCATCCGGAAATGAAGTTTATTAATCCAGAAACCAATAAAAAGATAGATAGTATATTAAAAGCTTACAAAGCTATATAA
- a CDS encoding Gfo/Idh/MocA family protein, which produces MIHQKLNEVKWGIIGCGDVCEVKSGPALQQIKNSSITAVMRRNSHKAKDFALRHKVPKWYNNADELINDPEVNAIYIATPPDTHMEYTIKAANAGKPVYVEKPMARNHAECIQMVLACKEKSVPLFIAYYRRALPSILKIKEIIDSGIIGNIRFVNVTLLKSLHPDIVGASNNPDNWRIFPEISGGGYFYDLASHQLDVLDFLLGPVIDATGFAVNQSQIYPAEDLTTGIFRFQNGVLGNGIWSFNTSTTSEEEVTTIVGSKGQISFPFFGNHSVTLKVEEKEDQIFKFNISKHIQQYLLQTIVNELTGEGKCPSNGVSGARTNWVMEQICKRIDK; this is translated from the coding sequence ATGATCCATCAAAAATTAAACGAAGTAAAATGGGGCATTATAGGATGCGGAGATGTATGTGAGGTAAAAAGCGGGCCGGCATTGCAACAAATAAAAAACTCCTCTATTACTGCCGTAATGAGAAGAAATTCTCATAAAGCAAAAGATTTTGCCTTAAGGCATAAAGTTCCTAAATGGTATAATAATGCTGACGAATTAATTAATGATCCTGAAGTAAATGCCATATACATTGCTACCCCGCCCGATACCCATATGGAATACACAATTAAGGCAGCAAATGCCGGGAAACCTGTTTATGTAGAAAAACCTATGGCAAGAAATCATGCTGAATGCATACAAATGGTATTGGCATGTAAAGAAAAAAGTGTTCCCCTGTTTATAGCATACTACCGGCGGGCACTGCCCAGTATTCTTAAAATAAAGGAAATAATTGATAGCGGTATTATTGGCAATATCCGGTTTGTAAATGTAACACTGTTAAAATCCTTGCATCCGGATATTGTGGGAGCCAGTAATAACCCTGATAACTGGCGTATTTTTCCGGAGATTTCGGGAGGAGGCTATTTTTATGATTTGGCTTCCCACCAACTGGATGTTTTAGACTTTTTGCTGGGCCCTGTTATTGATGCCACCGGCTTTGCTGTTAATCAATCTCAAATATACCCTGCGGAAGATCTTACCACCGGTATTTTCAGATTTCAAAATGGTGTTTTAGGAAACGGTATATGGTCTTTTAATACCAGTACAACATCGGAAGAAGAAGTAACCACTATAGTAGGCAGTAAGGGGCAAATATCTTTTCCTTTTTTTGGAAACCATAGTGTCACTCTTAAAGTAGAAGAAAAAGAAGACCAAATCTTTAAATTTAATATCTCAAAACATATTCAACAATACCTGTTACAAACTATTGTTAATGAACTTACAGGAGAAGGGAAATGTCCGAGTAATGGGGTTTCCGGTGCCAGAACAAACTGGGTAATGGAACAAATATGTAAAAGAATAGACAAGTAA
- a CDS encoding GNAT family N-acetyltransferase, which translates to MIIRNALEEDIPHILNIINEAIINTTSVYDYAPRTLQTQTEWFNKKINDNMPVVVGEIDGKVIAFGSYGIFRPWEGYRFSVEHSVYVDKNHRGKGLGKKLLKQLIEKAKLQGYHTMIAGIDATNLASISLHEKFGFKEAGRFKEVGHKFNTWLDLVFMQLML; encoded by the coding sequence ATGATCATTAGAAATGCATTGGAAGAAGATATACCTCACATCCTGAATATTATAAATGAGGCCATTATAAATACAACTTCGGTATATGATTATGCCCCACGTACGTTACAAACCCAAACCGAGTGGTTTAATAAAAAAATAAATGACAATATGCCGGTGGTAGTTGGCGAAATTGATGGCAAGGTAATAGCTTTCGGAAGCTATGGAATTTTTCGCCCGTGGGAAGGATACAGGTTTAGTGTGGAACACTCCGTTTATGTTGATAAAAACCACAGAGGAAAAGGATTGGGCAAAAAATTACTGAAGCAACTCATTGAAAAGGCAAAATTACAAGGTTACCATACAATGATTGCCGGGATTGATGCAACTAACCTTGCAAGCATTTCATTACACGAGAAATTCGGATTTAAAGAGGCCGGAAGATTTAAAGAAGTAGGACATAAATTTAACACCTGGTTAGACCTGGTTTTTATGCAATTAATGTTATGA
- a CDS encoding glycoside hydrolase family 2 protein — MNKACLFLFFYFISHTFLTAQNELIINVYNRESTSLNGTWNYIADLYENGYYNYRYEAFDQKENLDRNAYFSNSKPTGKSDRIEYDFDKSKTLNVPGDWNSQDDKLFYYEGTVWYKKSFNYKKTNKDNKVFVYFGAANYKAEVYLNGKKLGTHVGGFTPFNFEITNLLEEKDNFLIVKVDNKRIKEGVPTLNTDWWNYGGITRDVKLVEVPSTYIRDYFIQLNPANNTHIKGYIKLSGEEIANKKINIGIAELKINKTVITNSYGIADFEIPAKKIKYWSYKNPYLYKVDIKTDSDEITDQIGFRTIKTSGQDILLNGKPVFLKGISIHEENPLKGGRATTMEDAELLLNWAKELGCNFVRLAHYPHNEHMLRLADKKGIMVWEENPVYWTIQWENKETYQNAENQLKEVISRDKNRAAVIIWSMANETPVSEPRTSFLKNLASTARKMDSTRLLSAALEQNTDKNNPDVMHIDDPFANTVDILSFNQYIGWYAGLPERTGKIVWEIDHDKPVFISEFGAGAKYGFHGDKTERWTEEFQEYLYEETLKMISKIPQLRGISPWILVDFRSPRRHLPGIQDEWNRKGLISSEGNKKKAFFVLREFYQSKP, encoded by the coding sequence ATGAACAAAGCCTGTCTTTTCTTGTTTTTCTATTTTATATCCCATACATTTTTGACAGCTCAAAACGAACTTATCATCAATGTCTACAACAGGGAATCAACCAGTTTAAACGGTACATGGAATTATATTGCAGATCTTTATGAAAACGGATATTATAACTACCGGTATGAAGCTTTTGACCAGAAAGAAAACCTTGACCGTAATGCTTATTTTTCAAATTCCAAACCCACCGGTAAATCCGACAGGATTGAATATGATTTTGACAAGTCAAAAACTTTAAATGTCCCGGGAGACTGGAATTCCCAGGACGATAAACTATTTTACTACGAAGGTACTGTTTGGTATAAAAAGTCCTTCAACTATAAAAAAACCAATAAGGACAATAAAGTGTTTGTATATTTTGGTGCGGCCAATTATAAAGCGGAAGTATACTTAAACGGAAAAAAATTAGGAACTCATGTGGGTGGTTTTACCCCTTTTAATTTTGAAATAACTAATCTTCTAGAAGAAAAAGACAACTTTTTAATTGTTAAAGTTGATAACAAACGAATAAAAGAAGGTGTGCCAACCCTTAATACCGATTGGTGGAATTACGGAGGTATAACCAGGGACGTTAAACTCGTGGAAGTCCCTTCAACATACATTCGCGATTATTTCATTCAGCTTAACCCTGCCAACAATACACACATAAAAGGTTATATAAAACTATCCGGTGAAGAAATTGCCAATAAAAAAATAAATATAGGGATAGCAGAACTTAAAATAAATAAAACGGTTATTACCAACAGTTATGGTATTGCAGATTTTGAAATTCCTGCTAAAAAAATAAAGTACTGGTCATACAAAAATCCTTATCTGTACAAAGTTGATATTAAAACCGATAGTGATGAAATAACAGATCAGATAGGCTTCCGGACAATTAAAACCAGCGGACAGGACATACTATTAAACGGGAAGCCGGTTTTTTTAAAAGGAATTTCAATACATGAGGAAAACCCTCTTAAAGGCGGCAGGGCCACCACCATGGAAGATGCTGAATTGCTTTTAAACTGGGCAAAAGAACTGGGTTGTAATTTTGTCCGTTTGGCCCATTACCCCCATAATGAGCATATGTTGCGTTTGGCCGATAAAAAGGGAATAATGGTTTGGGAAGAAAACCCGGTGTACTGGACCATACAATGGGAAAACAAAGAAACTTATCAAAATGCCGAAAACCAATTGAAAGAAGTGATAAGCCGGGACAAAAACAGGGCGGCCGTAATTATATGGTCTATGGCAAACGAAACGCCGGTGAGTGAACCAAGGACATCCTTTTTAAAAAATCTTGCATCTACAGCACGAAAAATGGATTCTACACGGTTATTAAGTGCTGCCTTAGAGCAAAATACTGATAAAAACAATCCGGATGTTATGCATATTGATGATCCCTTTGCCAATACGGTTGATATTTTGAGTTTTAATCAATACATAGGTTGGTATGCAGGTTTACCGGAAAGAACCGGGAAAATAGTTTGGGAAATTGACCATGATAAGCCTGTTTTTATTTCAGAATTTGGTGCCGGGGCCAAATATGGTTTTCACGGGGATAAAACCGAGCGGTGGACAGAAGAGTTTCAGGAGTATCTTTATGAAGAAACTTTAAAAATGATCAGCAAAATACCTCAGCTAAGAGGCATTTCTCCCTGGATTTTAGTTGATTTCAGGTCGCCAAGGCGTCATTTACCCGGAATTCAGGATGAATGGAACAGAAAAGGGCTGATTTCTTCCGAAGGAAATAAGAAAAAAGCTTTTTTTGTACTCCGGGAATTTTATCAATCTAAACCGTAA
- a CDS encoding GNAT family N-acetyltransferase encodes MNILIAQKDQLPIIHQLAHIIWPPTFKEILSPQQIDYMLHMMYSPESLLKQLENGHHFIIAEQDGKYSGYASYEFNYKNELKTKIHKIYVLPETQGQGIGKTLIDYIENESIKKEMGLLTLNVNRYNKAVGFYEKTGFKTTGVEDIDIGNGFLMEDFIMEKPVSKTN; translated from the coding sequence GTGAATATATTAATAGCTCAAAAAGATCAATTGCCAATAATTCATCAACTGGCACATATTATCTGGCCGCCAACTTTTAAAGAGATTCTTTCACCACAACAAATTGATTATATGCTACATATGATGTATAGTCCTGAATCTTTACTTAAACAACTTGAAAACGGGCATCATTTTATTATTGCGGAACAAGACGGGAAATATTCAGGCTACGCTTCGTATGAGTTTAATTATAAAAATGAATTAAAAACTAAAATTCACAAAATATATGTGTTGCCCGAAACCCAGGGGCAAGGCATTGGCAAAACACTTATTGATTACATTGAAAATGAATCAATAAAAAAAGAGATGGGTTTACTTACCTTAAATGTAAACAGGTATAATAAAGCCGTGGGTTTTTATGAAAAAACCGGCTTTAAAACCACCGGGGTGGAAGATATTGATATTGGTAACGGCTTTTTAATGGAAGATTTTATTATGGAAAAACCTGTTAGTAAAACAAACTGA
- a CDS encoding AAA family ATPase — protein sequence MNVQTINTLGELKKAGYESKSIKDELRKNLREKIKNDEVTFQGIYGYENSVIPELERAILSRHNINLLGLRGQAKTRLARLMVNLLDEWIPVVAGSEINDDPLNPISRYARELIKEKGDDTPVTWMHREERFFEKLATPDVTVADLIGDVDPIKAANLKLSYADDRVIHYGMIPRANRCIFVINELPDLQARIQVALFNILQEGDIQIRGFKVRLPLDMQFVFTANPEDYTNRGSIVTPLKDRIGSQILTHYPESLEVARIITEHEARPDELQSKNIMVPQLAKELLEQISFEARESEYIDHKSGVSARMSITAYENLLSTAERRALKTGDETTTVRLSDFMGVIPSVTGKVELVYEGEQEGAAFVAETLIGNAIQSLFPEYFPKIEKLEKQNQKTPYDKLIAWFFEGEGFELLDDIKDDEYKTILNSVKPLAGILDKYQAEIADTPQRYFMMEFLLWGLVQNKKLSKKRFIKGYQFKDLYGSYISGL from the coding sequence ATGAACGTACAAACTATAAATACTTTAGGTGAGCTTAAAAAAGCAGGCTATGAAAGCAAAAGCATAAAAGATGAATTAAGAAAAAACTTAAGGGAAAAAATTAAAAATGATGAAGTTACTTTTCAGGGAATATATGGGTACGAAAACAGCGTAATTCCTGAATTGGAAAGAGCGATACTCTCGCGGCATAATATAAATTTATTAGGTTTACGGGGTCAGGCCAAAACAAGACTGGCCCGGCTTATGGTAAATTTACTGGACGAATGGATTCCCGTAGTGGCAGGATCGGAAATTAATGACGATCCGCTCAACCCGATTTCGAGATATGCCAGGGAGCTTATTAAGGAAAAAGGGGATGATACCCCGGTAACCTGGATGCACAGAGAAGAAAGGTTTTTTGAAAAACTGGCTACCCCGGATGTTACGGTTGCCGATTTAATTGGCGATGTGGATCCTATAAAAGCCGCTAATTTAAAATTATCGTATGCCGATGATCGCGTTATACATTACGGAATGATTCCCCGCGCAAACAGATGTATTTTTGTTATAAATGAACTTCCCGATTTACAGGCAAGAATACAGGTAGCTCTCTTTAACATATTACAGGAAGGAGATATTCAAATACGGGGTTTTAAAGTAAGGTTACCACTCGATATGCAATTTGTATTCACAGCCAATCCAGAAGATTATACTAACAGGGGAAGCATTGTTACCCCTTTAAAAGACCGGATAGGTTCCCAGATATTAACCCATTATCCTGAAAGTTTGGAAGTAGCCCGGATTATTACGGAACATGAAGCCAGACCAGATGAACTTCAATCCAAAAATATTATGGTTCCTCAATTGGCTAAAGAATTGTTGGAGCAAATAAGTTTTGAAGCAAGGGAAAGCGAATATATAGATCATAAAAGCGGTGTTAGCGCCCGGATGAGTATTACCGCCTATGAAAATTTATTAAGCACGGCCGAAAGAAGGGCCTTAAAAACAGGAGATGAAACAACTACAGTCAGGCTTAGTGATTTTATGGGGGTTATACCCTCTGTTACCGGTAAAGTAGAATTAGTTTACGAAGGAGAGCAGGAGGGAGCAGCATTTGTTGCCGAAACCCTGATAGGTAATGCTATACAGTCTTTATTCCCCGAATATTTTCCGAAAATTGAAAAATTGGAAAAACAAAACCAAAAAACACCCTATGATAAATTAATAGCCTGGTTTTTTGAGGGAGAAGGTTTTGAATTGTTAGATGATATAAAGGATGATGAGTATAAAACAATTTTAAACTCTGTAAAACCTTTAGCCGGGATATTGGATAAATATCAAGCTGAAATAGCGGATACGCCCCAAAGATATTTTATGATGGAATTTTTGCTTTGGGGATTGGTGCAAAACAAAAAACTCAGTAAAAAAAGATTTATAAAAGGGTATCAGTTTAAAGATTTGTATGGAAGTTACATTAGTGGACTGTAA
- a CDS encoding vWA domain-containing protein gives MNKVYRQKGFIFSKYETPYQSPFDKLFDIFKELITHTSGDLEEALSWLRELDKEYSLTDEDYTIDDFVEDLKKKGYIREEVNDNGTGGMAITAKTERAIRQQALDQIFGNIKKSAIGNHRSKYTGQGDEHTGDFRNYQFGDSLDRISMTESLKNAQINNGPDNFRMTENDLVVEETHFKAQMSTVLMIDISHSMILYGEDRITPAKKVAMALAELITTRYPKDSLDILVFGNDAWPIAIKDLPYLKVGPYHTNTVAGLQLAMDLLRRKRNTNKQIFMITDGKPSCLRKPDGSYYMNSVGLDSKIVEKCYDTARQARKLRIPITTFMIAQDAYLMQFVRYFTEANQGKAFYTGLKGLGEMIFEDYETNRKKRIRG, from the coding sequence ATGAATAAAGTATATAGACAAAAAGGGTTTATTTTCAGTAAATATGAAACACCTTATCAATCTCCGTTTGATAAATTGTTTGATATTTTCAAAGAACTTATTACCCATACTTCCGGCGATTTGGAGGAAGCATTAAGTTGGCTTCGTGAATTGGATAAAGAATACAGTTTAACCGATGAAGATTATACCATAGATGATTTTGTAGAAGATCTTAAAAAGAAGGGGTACATCCGCGAAGAAGTTAATGATAATGGCACGGGAGGAATGGCTATTACAGCCAAAACAGAAAGAGCAATCAGACAGCAGGCCCTGGACCAGATATTTGGAAACATAAAGAAAAGTGCTATAGGAAACCACCGGTCAAAATATACCGGGCAGGGCGATGAACATACAGGCGATTTTAGAAATTATCAGTTTGGCGATTCTTTAGACAGAATTTCTATGACAGAAAGTTTAAAGAACGCTCAGATTAATAACGGTCCGGACAACTTCAGGATGACAGAAAACGATCTGGTGGTAGAAGAAACTCATTTTAAAGCACAAATGAGCACCGTACTAATGATTGACATTAGCCACAGTATGATATTATATGGCGAAGACCGCATAACGCCCGCAAAAAAAGTAGCAATGGCTCTGGCCGAACTCATTACTACCCGGTATCCGAAAGATTCTCTGGACATTTTGGTTTTTGGTAACGATGCATGGCCAATAGCCATAAAAGATTTGCCGTATTTAAAAGTGGGCCCGTACCATACCAATACAGTTGCCGGATTACAGCTCGCTATGGATTTATTGCGAAGAAAACGCAATACGAACAAGCAAATTTTCATGATTACCGACGGAAAACCCAGTTGCCTGAGAAAACCGGACGGATCTTACTATATGAACAGTGTGGGGCTAGACAGTAAAATTGTGGAAAAATGTTATGATACGGCCCGGCAGGCAAGAAAACTGCGTATTCCAATCACTACATTTATGATTGCACAGGATGCATATTTAATGCAGTTTGTAAGATATTTTACCGAAGCCAATCAGGGCAAAGCATTTTACACTGGACTTAAAGGTCTTGGAGAAATGATTTTTGAAGATTATGAAACGAACAGAAAGAAAAGAATAAGAGGATAA
- a CDS encoding patatin-like phospholipase family protein, translating to MENKKFKLCITMAGAVSAGAYTGGVLDYLLETLHLWEKAKVRNRELGENHPDYDHSIPMHDIEIDVISGASAGGITGTISLLSVLDENYQYANESNPEGKNNLFYQSWVEMADDEKSNTLTKLLSTDDLEKVKKPEALLNTSAIEMIANKALTINKAVKYPPYVSKNLDLILTTTNLRGINFKIDFSGINDDSSSVITSHGGFLRYKVKNELHDRGIPDDNKSLYYVLDLNEEQDIEYLRDATLSTAAFPIGLKPREIVISKKYIQRYPKYLFGRRKGISPIINDNEEAYKFNSIDGGLINNEPFGIGLKILKEKNPGILKKDNYAVIMVDPFPNQDNTTLEPHNGRNIIDVAKGMFKALRNQVMFNQDGILDALSLSDRTKFLIAPSRKQNINGVWRRSKNHLASYPISGFAGFLDKSFRKHDFELGRKNCQAFLRYYFSVEKENIEKRLGEQVSKEALERFSYAYPPRDVNGKYYFPIIPDMKVKTAFDTSFLTDKYGNEADIPYPEYPSFSLQNFDREYKSILRKRVRGIVKKLADNWFLYTGFKFLFQNKTYNYIKNTIAKELFDADLLKNN from the coding sequence ATGGAAAACAAAAAATTTAAACTGTGCATTACCATGGCCGGTGCGGTTTCTGCCGGTGCATATACCGGTGGTGTACTCGATTATTTACTAGAAACCCTTCATTTATGGGAAAAAGCCAAAGTTAGAAACCGTGAACTGGGTGAAAATCATCCTGACTATGATCATTCTATCCCCATGCACGATATTGAAATAGATGTGATTAGCGGAGCATCGGCCGGGGGAATTACCGGAACTATTTCACTTTTAAGTGTTTTAGATGAAAATTACCAATATGCAAATGAGTCTAACCCTGAAGGAAAAAACAATCTTTTTTATCAGAGTTGGGTAGAAATGGCTGATGACGAAAAAAGTAATACGCTAACAAAGCTACTAAGTACCGATGACCTTGAGAAAGTAAAAAAGCCGGAGGCTTTGCTTAACACTTCAGCTATTGAGATGATAGCCAATAAAGCATTGACAATAAATAAAGCGGTTAAATATCCTCCGTATGTTTCAAAAAATTTAGATTTAATACTTACTACTACCAATTTAAGGGGTATAAATTTTAAAATTGATTTTAGTGGTATTAATGATGATTCATCAAGTGTTATTACCAGTCATGGCGGTTTTTTAAGATACAAAGTGAAGAATGAACTTCATGACCGTGGTATTCCTGATGATAATAAAAGCCTGTATTATGTATTGGATTTGAATGAAGAACAGGATATAGAATATTTAAGAGATGCAACCCTGAGTACTGCAGCATTTCCTATAGGATTAAAACCACGAGAAATAGTTATATCAAAAAAATATATTCAACGTTATCCTAAATACCTTTTTGGAAGAAGAAAAGGTATAAGCCCTATTATTAATGATAATGAGGAAGCTTATAAGTTTAATTCCATAGACGGAGGACTTATTAACAACGAACCTTTTGGTATTGGATTAAAAATCTTAAAAGAAAAAAATCCGGGTATTTTAAAAAAAGATAATTACGCGGTTATAATGGTAGATCCTTTTCCTAATCAGGATAACACTACACTTGAACCACATAACGGTAGAAATATAATTGATGTGGCTAAAGGAATGTTTAAAGCGCTCAGAAATCAGGTAATGTTCAACCAGGATGGTATTTTAGATGCTTTGTCATTAAGCGACAGAACAAAATTTTTAATAGCCCCAAGCAGAAAACAAAACATAAACGGGGTATGGAGACGATCTAAAAACCATCTGGCTTCTTATCCTATTAGCGGATTTGCAGGATTTTTGGATAAATCTTTTAGAAAACATGATTTTGAATTAGGTAGAAAAAATTGTCAGGCTTTTTTACGCTATTACTTTTCTGTTGAAAAAGAAAATATTGAAAAAAGATTAGGGGAACAAGTATCGAAAGAAGCTTTGGAAAGATTTTCTTATGCATATCCTCCACGCGACGTTAATGGTAAATACTATTTTCCTATTATACCCGATATGAAAGTTAAAACAGCCTTTGACACCTCATTTCTTACTGATAAATACGGAAATGAAGCAGATATTCCTTATCCTGAATATCCTTCTTTTTCATTACAAAATTTTGACCGTGAATATAAAAGTATATTAAGAAAAAGAGTTCGGGGTATAGTCAAAAAACTTGCAGACAACTGGTTTCTTTACACAGGCTTTAAATTTTTATTTCAGAATAAAACTTATAATTACATAAAAAATACAATTGCTAAAGAACTTTTTGATGCCGACTTACTAAAAAATAATTAA
- a CDS encoding GNAT family N-acetyltransferase yields the protein MDIQVKAFNKLTLSELYDLLKLRSEVFVVEQECIYQDIDNKDRKALHLLGIKNDKIVAYTRIFAPGHYFEYASIGRVVVEKSERKYGYGHDIMKASIEVVYNNFGPTIIKISAQEYLQKFYENHQFVFTGKKYLEDGIPHIEMIKSV from the coding sequence ATGGATATACAGGTTAAAGCTTTTAATAAATTAACTCTTAGTGAACTGTATGATCTACTTAAATTGAGAAGTGAAGTTTTTGTAGTAGAACAAGAATGTATTTACCAGGATATTGATAATAAAGATCGTAAAGCTTTGCATCTCTTAGGTATTAAAAATGATAAAATTGTAGCTTATACAAGAATTTTTGCTCCCGGACACTACTTTGAATATGCAAGTATTGGCAGGGTAGTAGTGGAGAAATCAGAAAGAAAATATGGCTATGGGCATGATATTATGAAAGCATCTATTGAAGTTGTTTATAACAATTTCGGGCCGACAATCATAAAAATATCGGCCCAGGAATATCTGCAAAAATTTTACGAAAATCATCAGTTTGTTTTTACAGGAAAAAAATATTTAGAAGATGGGATTCCGCATATCGAAATGATAAAATCAGTATAA